One genomic window of Anopheles stephensi strain Indian unplaced genomic scaffold, UCI_ANSTEP_V1.0 ucontig283, whole genome shotgun sequence includes the following:
- the LOC118516362 gene encoding farnesol dehydrogenase-like gives MDRWHGKVAVVTGASSGIGAAIVKDLAKAGMITIGLARRVERVEQLKKDLPKEAAARLHAMKCDVSVETDIERTFQRIRDTHGGVDVLVNNAGIVRSNNLLDVGTAADLRAVLDTNVTGLVLCSQWAFKSMVERKVAGHIVHINSIAGHSVPFLPKLNIYPGTKHAVTALTEVMRQEMREAGTKIKVTSVSPGGVKTEILNSAEIPEGMPLLEAEDISAAVLYAIGTPPHVQVHELIIKPIGEAF, from the exons ATGGATCGTTGGCACGGTAAGGTGGCCGTTGTGACCGGTGCTAGCTCCGGTATTGGGGCGGCCATTGTGAAGGATCTCGCCAAAGCTGGCATGATTACGATCGGACTAGCCCGGCGCGTTGAGCGGGTGGAGCAACTCAAGAAAGACCTACCAAAGGAGGCCGCCGCACGGTTACATGCGATGAAGTGTGACGTTTCCGTGGAGACCGATATCGAGCGAACGTTCCAGCGCATCCGCGATACGCACGGTGGTGTGGACGTGCTGGTGAATAATGCTGGAATCGTTCGATCGAACAATCTGCTCGATGTTGGCACGGCGGCAGATCTACGGGCCGTACTGGACACGAACGTAACTGGCCTAGTTCTGTGTAGTCAGTGGGCGTTCAAATCGATGGTGGAGCGGAAAGTCGCCGGCCACATTGTGCACATCAACAGTATCGCGGGACACAGTGTACCGTTCCTGCCGAAGCTGAACATCTACCCCGGCACGAAGCATGCGGTTACGGCTCTGACGGAAGTAATGCGCCAGGAGATGCGAGAAGCCGGAACGAAGATTAAAGTGACG AGTGTCAGCCCCGGTGGTGTGAAGACAGAAATTCTGAATTCGGCCGAAATCCCCGAGGGAATGCCGCTGCTCGAAGCGGAAGACATCTCAGCAGCGGTACTGTACGCGATCGGTACACCGCCCCATGTGCAGGTGCACGAGCTTATCATCAAACCGATCGGGGAAGCTTTCTAA
- the LOC118516363 gene encoding farnesol dehydrogenase-like, with amino-acid sequence MERWNGKVAAVTGASSGIGAAIVKDLAKAGMITIGLARRVERVEQLKNDLPKEAAARLHAMKCDVSVETDIERTFQRIHDTHGGVDVLVNNAGILRTNNLLDVGTTPDLRAVLDTNVTGLVLCSQWAYKSMMERKVAGHIVHINSIAGHTVPNYPKMNIYPATKHAVTALTEVMRQELREAETKIKVTSISPGGVRTEIFDGMEIPEDMPLLASEDISEAVLYVLGTLPHVQVHELIIKPNGEVF; translated from the exons ATGGAACGTTGGAATGGTAAGGTGGCCGCTGTGACCGGTGCTAGCTCCGGTATTGGGGCGGCCATTGTGAAGGATCTCGCCAAAGCTGGCATGATAACGATCGGCCTAGCCCGGCGCGTTGAGCGGGTAGAGCAGCTCAAGAATGACCTACCAAAGGAGGCTGCCGCACGGTTACATGCGATGAAGTGTGACGTTTCCGTGGAGACCGACATCGAGCGAACGTTCCAGCGCATCCACGATACGCACGGTGGTGTGGACGTGCTGGTGAATAATGCTGGCATACTGCGGACAAACAATCTGCTCGATGTTGGCACGACGCCTGATCTGCGGGCGGTTTTAGATACGAACGTAACTGGGCTGGTGCTTTGCAGCCAGTGGGCCTACAAATCGATGATGGAACGGAAAGTCGCAGGCCACATCGTACACATCAACAGTATCGCCGGCCATACTGTGCCAAACTATCCGAAGATGAACATCTACCCTGCCACGAAGCATGCGGTTACGGCTCTGACGGAAGTAATGCGGCAGGAGTTGCGAGAAGCCGAAACGAAGATCAAAGTGACG AGCATTAGCCCCGGTGGAGTGCGGACAGAAATTTTCGATGGCATGGAGATCCCGGAAGATATGCCACTGCTCGCGTCGGAAGACATCTCGGAAGCCGTGCTGTACGTACTCGGTACGCTACCCCACGTACAGGTGCACGAACTTATCATCAAACCCAACGGGGAAGTTTTCTAA